A genome region from Bradyrhizobium sp. WSM1417 includes the following:
- a CDS encoding DUF3363 domain-containing protein yields the protein MTAGDSDLRVRPGRIRSTRAPKQKSFISQVLRAAKKAGHTSGQTAAGRRSAAYGRSTFGRGRLAFSRARLFSPTRRVVVKARVVRHKGRAFRSAPLTAHLSYLKRDGVTRSGERAEMFDEGCDRADSAAFADRCKDDRHHFRFIVSPEHAGDMTDLKAFTRDLARQMETDLGTRLDWVAVDHWNTDNPHVHLLVRGVDQEGADLVISRDYIGQGLRSRAEELIAIELGPKPDHEIRNSLEREVTVERWTRLDREIRLAADETGTIDLRPKNPGKSDPEIRRLMVGRLQHLEKMGLAASSAPGEWMVGLEAERSLRDLGMRGDIIKTMHRAFTERGEARGVADFVIEGGQPTSQVIGRLVDRGLHDELTGEAYALIDGTDGRAHHVRFRGIEAFEHAPPVGGIVEVRRFGQAGDPRPTIVLATRSDLDLGGQVTAKGATWLDHRLVERDPMPLATGGFGRETRNAMEARAEHLVQEGLARRQGQRIILQRGLLDTLRRCELDEVAARVSADTGLPYVKAASGEHVAGTYRQRLTLSSGRFAMIDNGLGFQLVPWSHELEKRLGQHVTGVVKDGGGIELGFGRKRDLGL from the coding sequence ATGACCGCAGGCGACAGCGATCTGCGTGTTCGGCCCGGGCGCATCCGCAGTACACGCGCGCCAAAGCAAAAGAGCTTCATCAGTCAGGTGCTGCGGGCGGCGAAGAAAGCGGGACACACCTCGGGTCAGACCGCGGCGGGCAGGCGTTCGGCGGCCTATGGGCGCTCCACGTTTGGCCGCGGACGCCTCGCCTTTAGCCGCGCCAGATTGTTCAGCCCGACGCGGCGCGTTGTGGTGAAGGCGCGCGTGGTTCGTCACAAAGGGCGAGCCTTCCGTTCAGCCCCGCTGACCGCCCACCTGTCATATCTGAAGCGCGACGGCGTGACCCGAAGCGGCGAGAGAGCCGAGATGTTCGATGAGGGCTGCGACCGTGCCGATAGCGCGGCCTTTGCTGACCGGTGCAAGGACGACCGGCACCATTTCCGGTTCATCGTCTCGCCAGAGCATGCCGGCGACATGACCGACCTGAAGGCGTTCACCCGCGATCTCGCCAGGCAGATGGAGACCGATCTCGGGACGCGGCTCGATTGGGTGGCTGTCGACCATTGGAATACTGACAACCCTCACGTCCACCTGCTCGTTCGGGGGGTGGATCAGGAAGGGGCCGATCTCGTGATCTCCCGCGACTACATCGGCCAAGGCCTGCGCTCACGCGCCGAGGAACTGATTGCGATCGAACTCGGTCCAAAGCCCGATCACGAGATCCGCAATTCCCTGGAACGCGAAGTAACAGTGGAACGATGGACGCGGCTCGATCGCGAGATCCGGCTGGCGGCGGATGAGACTGGCACTATCGATCTTCGCCCCAAGAATCCCGGCAAGTCCGATCCCGAGATTCGGCGCCTGATGGTCGGCCGCCTTCAACATCTGGAGAAGATGGGCCTTGCCGCATCCAGCGCACCGGGGGAATGGATGGTCGGGCTCGAGGCCGAGCGTAGCCTGCGTGACCTCGGGATGCGCGGCGACATCATCAAGACGATGCATCGCGCCTTTACCGAGCGTGGGGAAGCGCGCGGCGTTGCCGACTTTGTCATCGAGGGCGGACAGCCGACGTCCCAAGTCATCGGACGGCTGGTCGACCGTGGATTGCATGACGAACTGACGGGCGAGGCCTATGCCCTGATCGACGGAACAGACGGACGCGCGCACCACGTGCGCTTCCGTGGCATCGAAGCTTTCGAACATGCTCCGCCGGTCGGCGGCATCGTCGAAGTGCGACGCTTCGGTCAGGCCGGCGATCCGCGGCCGACCATTGTGCTGGCAACCCGTTCCGATCTCGATCTCGGTGGGCAGGTCACGGCTAAAGGAGCGACCTGGCTCGACCACAGGCTGGTCGAACGCGATCCCATGCCGCTCGCCACGGGCGGATTCGGCCGCGAGACCCGCAACGCCATGGAAGCCCGTGCCGAGCATCTGGTTCAGGAAGGTCTGGCGCGGCGGCAGGGCCAACGCATCATCTTGCAGCGCGGCCTTCTGGACACGTTGCGCCGATGTGAACTGGACGAGGTGGCCGCAAGAGTCTCGGCCGACACCGGCCTGCCTTACGTGAAGGCGGCCTCCGGGGAGCATGTGGCAGGTACGTACCGCCAGCGCCTGACGCTCTCCTCGGGGCGCTTCGCCATGATCGATAACGGGCTGGGTTTCCAACTCGTGCCTTGGTCGCACGAGCTCGAGAAGAGGCTCGGCCAACACGTCACCGGCGTGGTGAAGGACGGCGGCGGTATCGAATTGGGCTTTGGTCGCAAGCGCGACCTCGGCCTCTAG
- a CDS encoding lytic transglycosylase domain-containing protein, translating to MIVRILRFRPSIPLFDQVQDHSSVPAKACKADARRGGPGRPKGRREAAFRGTGASAPARLHLSEMSLCAAVLLFVALTETNAAALAETRPADPTASYRTGNSFADFVEAASRRFGIPVRWILAVIDVESAGEVRAKSPRGAMGLMQIVPETWAELRLRYDLGNDPYDPHDNILAGTAYLRELRDRYGAPGLLAAYNAGPARYDERLAGRPLPAETEAYLLKLAPVIGSDLTTSSAVARLRSSAGALFVVRPEGPKSAARRPPKRAPTIASVHDVSAIVPQATGLFVARSDAGGAQ from the coding sequence GTGATCGTGCGTATTCTACGTTTCCGTCCTTCCATTCCTCTGTTCGATCAAGTGCAGGACCATTCCTCCGTCCCGGCCAAAGCTTGCAAGGCCGACGCGCGCAGAGGCGGTCCAGGGCGACCGAAAGGCCGGCGCGAAGCTGCTTTTCGCGGGACAGGCGCGAGCGCGCCGGCACGCTTGCATTTGTCCGAGATGAGCCTGTGCGCTGCCGTACTGCTGTTCGTGGCACTAACCGAGACTAACGCTGCTGCTCTCGCCGAGACGCGACCGGCAGACCCTACAGCGAGTTACCGAACTGGCAATTCATTTGCGGATTTCGTTGAGGCCGCCTCGCGTCGTTTCGGCATCCCGGTGCGCTGGATACTGGCAGTCATAGACGTCGAAAGCGCCGGAGAGGTGCGCGCCAAGTCACCCAGGGGCGCCATGGGGTTGATGCAGATCGTGCCGGAAACCTGGGCGGAGCTGCGTCTGCGGTACGACCTCGGCAACGACCCCTATGATCCTCATGACAACATACTTGCAGGTACGGCGTACCTGCGCGAACTGCGCGACCGTTACGGTGCGCCGGGCTTGCTTGCAGCCTACAACGCGGGGCCTGCTCGTTACGATGAGCGTCTTGCCGGCCGCCCATTGCCAGCAGAGACCGAAGCCTATTTGCTGAAGCTCGCGCCAGTCATCGGCAGCGACCTTACTACTTCCAGCGCAGTCGCTCGTCTGCGGTCATCCGCGGGAGCGCTCTTCGTTGTGCGGCCTGAAGGCCCAAAGAGCGCTGCCAGGCGTCCACCGAAACGGGCTCCGACGATTGCCTCCGTGCACGACGTCTCGGCCATTGTGCCACAAGCAACAGGGTTGTTTGTCGCGAGATCTGATGCGGGAGGCGCGCAATGA
- a CDS encoding S26 family signal peptidase translates to MRKTLTATFGAAAALVATTVLEPLPLYIWNASASVPIGLYRLRPAKRFQVTELVAVQPPELLATFLDLNGYLPVGIPMLKRVLALPGQTVCRSGLTISVDDIVMGEARERDGRGRPLPKWQGCRVVGDGELFLMNWQSDDSLDGRYFGVLPASAVIGRALPVWTWEE, encoded by the coding sequence ATGAGGAAGACGCTGACTGCAACATTCGGAGCCGCTGCTGCGCTTGTCGCGACAACCGTCCTGGAGCCGCTTCCACTCTACATTTGGAATGCATCAGCGAGCGTACCAATCGGTCTCTATCGGCTGCGACCGGCAAAACGGTTCCAGGTCACTGAGCTGGTCGCCGTTCAGCCGCCGGAACTGCTTGCGACCTTTCTGGACTTGAACGGCTATCTGCCGGTCGGCATCCCCATGCTCAAGCGGGTCTTAGCGCTGCCCGGGCAGACGGTCTGCCGAAGCGGGCTCACGATTTCGGTCGATGACATTGTGATGGGCGAGGCGCGAGAGCGCGATGGTCGTGGCCGGCCGCTGCCGAAATGGCAGGGTTGTCGCGTGGTTGGCGACGGTGAGCTGTTCCTCATGAACTGGCAGTCAGACGACTCGCTTGACGGCCGATATTTTGGAGTTCTTCCGGCATCGGCCGTGATCGGCCGTGCCCTCCCGGTGTGGACGTGGGAGGAGTGA
- a CDS encoding DUF2840 domain-containing protein, protein MSDLTEVEVLWLEKRIENRIRFGRIVKERKLDRHRRVLSFAPGSIFAFVRWTSNDFGTIISRIDILRAVAPAQRCSTVPYVTPGGEILLRLSGWPKVERVLQMIDAVEALGIDPAAVAPDHWHHVHNRLSVNENPRPYTKARHQAWRHRQKVMR, encoded by the coding sequence ATGAGCGATCTCACGGAAGTGGAAGTGTTGTGGCTCGAGAAGCGCATCGAAAACCGCATTCGGTTCGGCCGCATCGTCAAGGAACGGAAGCTTGATCGTCACCGGCGTGTCCTGTCATTTGCGCCCGGCAGCATCTTTGCCTTCGTCCGTTGGACTTCCAACGATTTTGGCACGATCATTTCGCGGATCGACATCTTGCGCGCGGTTGCACCGGCACAGCGCTGCTCTACCGTCCCTTATGTGACACCCGGCGGAGAGATTTTGCTACGTCTGTCCGGCTGGCCGAAGGTCGAGCGCGTGCTGCAGATGATCGATGCCGTTGAGGCACTCGGCATCGATCCTGCCGCCGTCGCGCCTGATCATTGGCATCACGTTCATAATCGCCTGTCCGTCAACGAAAACCCCCGCCCTTACACGAAGGCACGCCACCAAGCCTGGCGTCATCGTCAGAAGGTGATGCGATGA
- a CDS encoding replication initiator protein A, translating to MRRKQHSERDHLKLFRALPGDLAPRDAQDLMAYPFFSLAKTKRIAPIDFRACAIAIRVQAVPEQGMATIWDADVLISAASQIVEARNAGLKPSCLMAATAYEILTFVGRGTSASDYDRLKAGLDRHQSTTVMTSIRQPAERRRHRFSWINEWKETSDAKGRPFGLELILPNWFYAGVIDDALVLTIDRAYFDLTGGLERWLYRLVRKHGGRQDGGWSFDLVHLYAKSRIISPLKLFAYDVRQIVQRQTLRGYQLALTRDPKGTERLNFAPTPVDPLTARLRRRGLIPNSEDNL from the coding sequence ATGCGGCGCAAACAACATTCCGAGCGTGACCACCTTAAGCTCTTTCGGGCGCTCCCAGGGGATCTCGCGCCGCGCGATGCGCAGGATCTGATGGCTTATCCGTTCTTCTCGCTTGCAAAAACGAAGCGGATTGCACCGATCGACTTCCGTGCCTGCGCGATCGCAATTCGTGTCCAAGCGGTGCCGGAACAGGGCATGGCGACCATTTGGGATGCGGACGTTCTGATCTCGGCCGCTTCCCAGATCGTTGAAGCTCGTAACGCCGGATTAAAGCCGTCGTGCCTGATGGCTGCAACGGCTTACGAAATTCTGACGTTTGTAGGCCGCGGCACCAGCGCAAGCGACTATGACCGGCTGAAGGCAGGTCTCGACAGACATCAGTCAACGACCGTGATGACCTCGATCCGCCAGCCGGCAGAGCGCCGGCGGCATCGCTTCTCCTGGATCAACGAGTGGAAGGAGACGTCCGATGCAAAGGGTCGTCCATTTGGGCTCGAGCTGATCCTGCCGAATTGGTTCTATGCCGGCGTCATCGATGACGCACTCGTTCTGACAATCGACCGCGCCTATTTCGATCTCACGGGCGGGCTTGAGCGGTGGCTTTACCGGCTCGTGCGCAAGCACGGTGGACGCCAAGATGGCGGCTGGAGCTTTGATCTTGTGCACCTCTATGCCAAGTCCCGCATCATCTCGCCGCTCAAGCTCTTTGCTTACGACGTCCGCCAGATCGTCCAGCGCCAGACATTGCGCGGCTATCAGCTCGCGCTCACGCGCGATCCGAAAGGTACGGAGCGACTGAACTTCGCACCTACGCCTGTTGATCCCTTAACGGCACGCTTGCGCCGCCGCGGTCTCATTCCAAATTCGGAGGACAACCTGTGA
- a CDS encoding AlpA family transcriptional regulator produces MPDAMTGLPPRFLRTPEAARYLGLSGRTLEKHRTYGTGPTYRKIGGRVVYALDDLKAWVDLGAKTSTSDPGKGTVLPAKKHPVLRPYAGQERR; encoded by the coding sequence ATGCCCGATGCGATGACCGGACTGCCCCCGCGCTTCCTGCGTACACCGGAGGCCGCGCGTTATCTTGGTCTCTCGGGACGCACGCTTGAGAAGCACCGGACGTACGGCACCGGCCCGACGTATCGGAAGATTGGCGGACGTGTTGTCTACGCCCTGGATGATCTGAAGGCATGGGTTGATCTGGGCGCCAAGACGTCAACGTCGGATCCCGGCAAGGGCACTGTTCTTCCGGCTAAGAAGCACCCGGTGCTACGCCCGTATGCGGGCCAGGAACGTCGCTGA
- a CDS encoding DUF2285 domain-containing protein: MNGRAPGPPFHRVPKQRRERLCAALRAAAAYLTGATYRNIAEALFGKPRISDRGWKTHDLRSRTRRLVQSGLAFVRGGYRKLLRPRRRDE; encoded by the coding sequence ATGAATGGACGCGCGCCAGGGCCTCCGTTTCATCGCGTTCCCAAACAGCGGCGTGAACGACTGTGCGCAGCCCTTCGCGCGGCCGCGGCGTATCTCACTGGCGCGACTTATCGCAACATCGCAGAAGCTCTGTTTGGCAAGCCGCGCATATCGGATCGCGGCTGGAAAACACACGATCTGCGCAGCCGAACCCGTCGCCTTGTACAAAGCGGCCTCGCATTTGTGCGCGGCGGATATCGCAAGCTGCTTCGGCCCAGGCGCAGGGACGAGTAG
- a CDS encoding transcriptional regulator domain-containing protein, whose product MPEFDWRSPDSFKSLENAEITEIAWIGLRMNVDYQRDYDAIIVNNSDGAVTEEFRRRWGLCFRP is encoded by the coding sequence ATGCCTGAATTCGACTGGCGGTCGCCGGATTCGTTTAAGAGCCTAGAGAACGCCGAGATCACTGAAATCGCCTGGATAGGTCTTCGTATGAACGTGGATTACCAACGTGACTACGATGCGATCATCGTTAACAACTCAGATGGCGCGGTGACCGAGGAGTTCAGGAGGAGGTGGGGCCTCTGCTTTCGCCCATGA
- a CDS encoding helix-turn-helix domain-containing protein: MDLKEIMAVNLRRKRHDLQMTQEELAERACLSARYVGAVERGDVSASVTVLGQIAEALGVEPGDLLKKVARLSKS; the protein is encoded by the coding sequence ATGGATCTCAAAGAGATCATGGCTGTGAACCTGCGTCGGAAACGCCACGATCTACAAATGACGCAGGAGGAACTGGCCGAGCGCGCGTGTTTAAGCGCGCGTTACGTCGGCGCCGTCGAGCGCGGCGATGTATCGGCAAGCGTCACCGTGCTCGGGCAAATTGCTGAAGCTTTGGGGGTCGAACCGGGTGACCTGCTCAAAAAGGTTGCGCGGCTTAGCAAATCGTAA
- a CDS encoding DUF736 domain-containing protein encodes MANIGSFKKVGNDFQGEIVTLSLQARGVRIVAETNRSNDNAPSHRIYVGRAEIGAAWSKRSEEGRDYLSLKLDDPSFNAPIYANLFDDEGGEGYTLLWSRPRKNGE; translated from the coding sequence ATGGCTAACATCGGTTCCTTCAAGAAGGTCGGCAACGATTTCCAGGGCGAGATCGTCACCCTGAGCCTGCAAGCCAGGGGCGTCCGTATCGTCGCCGAGACCAACCGCTCCAACGACAACGCTCCTAGCCACCGCATCTACGTGGGCAGGGCGGAGATCGGTGCAGCTTGGTCGAAGCGCTCGGAGGAAGGCCGCGACTACCTCTCGCTCAAGCTCGACGACCCCTCATTCAACGCGCCGATCTACGCGAACCTGTTCGATGACGAAGGCGGTGAAGGCTACACCTTGCTCTGGTCGCGGCCGCGCAAAAACGGCGAGTAA
- the ltrA gene encoding group II intron reverse transcriptase/maturase, whose amino-acid sequence MRPGAVNTAFVLDMQRKLHRWSVANAEKVFADLFNIVCDRRTLLESWRRLTRNKGSRTPGTDGVTRKTVEERLGGAVRFIDDIRDELRSGTYRPEPVRQRLIPKPGKPGKVRPLGIPTLKDRLVQMALKLVLEPIFEADFYPTSYGFRPGRSTHDALAKIQRRLHPTPSGTSEYRFVIEGDIKGCFDAVDHHVLMERVRRRIGDRKVLRLVLAFLKAGVMIEGTVRHPVTGTPQGGIISPLLANVYLAAIDERYGRWSMRPRERPQNAADRRLYDRRRNRPTFYAVRYADDFVVLTDGTREEAEAEKFALAQFLKTELRMELSMEKTRITGVGEGFDFLGYRVVQTKARRTGRMVGNLFIPKSKLKDLRHKIKVRVRATPTGQALADLIDDLNPVITGWRNYYRYATWATRDFASLDWWLWERIGRWLHRKHPKTTWQELRRRFQATAPDSRWRWVDGPKSLRFFREGGSLHFPHRGIRIPNGWNDPGEKFRKGADRFWASFNTLMDA is encoded by the coding sequence ATGAGGCCCGGCGCGGTGAATACCGCGTTCGTCCTCGACATGCAGCGCAAGCTTCACAGGTGGAGTGTCGCGAATGCCGAAAAGGTGTTCGCGGATCTGTTTAACATCGTATGCGACCGCAGGACGCTTTTGGAAAGCTGGCGTCGGTTGACCCGTAACAAAGGCAGCCGCACACCGGGTACCGATGGCGTCACGCGGAAGACGGTCGAAGAGCGGCTGGGCGGTGCAGTACGGTTCATCGACGATATCCGCGATGAACTACGCAGCGGCACCTATCGGCCCGAGCCTGTCCGGCAAAGGCTGATCCCCAAACCGGGTAAGCCCGGCAAGGTGCGTCCGCTCGGCATTCCGACGCTCAAAGACCGACTGGTGCAAATGGCTTTGAAGCTCGTGCTGGAGCCGATCTTCGAGGCGGACTTCTATCCGACCTCCTATGGCTTCCGGCCCGGCCGGAGCACCCATGACGCGCTGGCGAAAATCCAGCGACGACTGCACCCCACACCCAGCGGCACTTCCGAGTACCGCTTCGTGATCGAGGGTGACATCAAGGGCTGCTTCGATGCCGTCGATCATCATGTGCTGATGGAGCGTGTGCGCCGACGCATCGGGGATCGCAAGGTCCTCAGGCTCGTGCTCGCCTTCCTAAAAGCTGGTGTCATGATCGAGGGCACCGTCCGCCACCCTGTTACGGGCACCCCGCAGGGCGGCATCATCTCGCCGTTGCTGGCCAACGTCTATCTGGCGGCCATCGACGAGAGATACGGACGGTGGTCGATGCGCCCTCGCGAACGACCGCAGAATGCAGCCGACCGGCGGCTTTACGATCGCCGGAGAAACAGGCCGACATTCTACGCCGTACGTTACGCCGACGACTTCGTCGTGCTGACGGACGGGACCCGCGAGGAAGCAGAAGCCGAAAAGTTTGCGTTGGCGCAGTTCCTCAAAACGGAATTGCGCATGGAACTGTCGATGGAAAAGACCAGGATCACCGGCGTCGGGGAAGGCTTCGACTTCCTCGGCTATCGAGTGGTGCAGACCAAGGCACGCCGCACCGGTCGTATGGTCGGTAATCTCTTCATTCCGAAGAGCAAGCTGAAAGACCTGCGCCACAAGATCAAGGTCAGGGTGAGGGCGACGCCGACAGGCCAGGCCCTTGCCGATCTCATCGACGATCTCAACCCGGTCATCACCGGATGGCGAAACTACTACCGCTACGCCACGTGGGCCACGCGGGACTTCGCCAGTCTGGATTGGTGGCTGTGGGAGCGCATCGGGCGATGGCTGCACAGAAAGCATCCTAAGACGACGTGGCAAGAACTGCGTCGTCGCTTCCAGGCAACAGCGCCCGACAGCCGCTGGCGATGGGTCGACGGACCGAAATCGCTGCGGTTCTTCCGGGAAGGCGGATCACTCCACTTCCCGCACCGGGGCATACGCATACCGAACGGATGGAACGATCCTGGCGAGAAGTTCCGCAAAGGAGCCGATCGCTTCTGGGCGTCGTTCAACACCCTCATGGACGCGTGA
- a CDS encoding DUF2493 domain-containing protein: MTDHDDIEPPHASSPTDHILTEIELFGYRPFDDQPDPRPLPEGKMIVGAIADMFDALVATLTDTRLEPDLDDLLWSTVNLFHRAVDRIERQLDDNEQAQHKSQREQDGSEVRSVELERLTAEGITLIERRNCLELFRDQAIEQFEVHTGSTWRPRSGSLVNHRTLTAAMIDSRDFIAAKRRSETEVMLPPGPKVALTGGPDFNDHSLIWDRLDKVHTKHPDMVLLHGGSPKGAELIASKWATSRKVPQIAFKPDWTKHAKAAPFKRNDALLELLPIGVMHFPGTGIQDNLADKAKRLGIPVWKFGGA; encoded by the coding sequence ATGACCGACCATGACGACATCGAACCGCCGCATGCCTCTTCCCCGACCGACCACATCCTCACGGAAATAGAGCTTTTCGGCTATCGTCCCTTCGACGACCAACCCGATCCAAGACCGCTCCCGGAGGGCAAGATGATCGTCGGCGCCATAGCGGACATGTTTGACGCCCTGGTTGCCACCCTGACCGACACGCGGCTCGAGCCGGACCTAGACGATCTGCTCTGGTCGACTGTCAACCTGTTCCACCGGGCCGTCGACCGCATTGAGCGGCAGCTCGACGACAACGAACAAGCGCAGCACAAGAGCCAGCGCGAGCAGGACGGCTCGGAAGTGCGATCGGTCGAACTCGAGCGCCTAACGGCCGAAGGCATAACGCTGATCGAGCGCCGCAACTGCCTGGAGCTCTTCCGCGACCAGGCCATCGAACAATTTGAGGTCCACACCGGTTCAACCTGGCGCCCACGATCGGGATCATTGGTCAATCACCGAACGCTCACCGCGGCAATGATCGACTCCCGCGACTTCATCGCCGCCAAGCGTCGTTCCGAGACGGAGGTCATGCTGCCACCAGGACCTAAAGTCGCACTCACCGGTGGGCCCGACTTCAACGACCATAGCCTCATCTGGGATCGCCTCGACAAGGTTCATACCAAGCACCCCGACATGGTCCTCCTCCATGGCGGGTCCCCGAAAGGTGCCGAACTGATCGCCTCGAAATGGGCGACGAGCCGCAAGGTGCCACAGATCGCCTTCAAACCTGATTGGACGAAACACGCTAAGGCGGCGCCGTTCAAGCGCAACGATGCTCTGCTTGAGCTTCTGCCGATCGGCGTCATGCATTTCCCGGGCACGGGAATCCAGGACAACCTCGCCGACAAGGCGAAGCGGCTCGGCATTCCCGTTTGGAAGTTCGGCGGCGCATGA
- a CDS encoding toprim domain-containing protein, translating to MSRQPCELARRLAREAEAVCRHYLSNGKRAGRYWVVGDVHNNPGRSLFVRLQESPKGAAGKWADAATGAHGDLLDIIRETLALRDFREVAEEARRFLNLPRSEQKPAPRPIPPAVPPGSQVAASRLFAISSPIEGTLAETYLQRRGITRVHHDGSLRFHPRCYYRPDELLPTETWPAMIARVTDLDGRITGVHRTWLDPDGFDGVRLGKAPVDTPRRTMGDLLGNAVRFGVVDNVLAAGEGIETMLSLRYLLPTMPMAAALSANHLSAMALPSSLRRLYIARDADAAGDAVLAILSQRAANAGIEAIPLSPRLGDFNEDLHVFGLEALRAALRFQLVPEDVVRFVHSSTVAAE from the coding sequence ATGTCCCGCCAACCTTGCGAACTGGCACGCCGCCTCGCGCGCGAGGCGGAGGCGGTATGCCGACACTATCTCTCCAATGGCAAGCGGGCGGGGCGGTATTGGGTGGTCGGCGACGTCCACAACAACCCGGGCCGCTCACTATTTGTACGGCTCCAGGAATCGCCGAAGGGAGCGGCGGGCAAGTGGGCCGATGCCGCAACCGGCGCGCATGGTGATCTGCTCGACATCATCCGCGAAACTCTGGCTTTGCGAGACTTTCGTGAGGTCGCCGAGGAGGCGAGGCGCTTTTTGAACCTGCCTCGTTCTGAGCAGAAACCCGCCCCAAGACCTATTCCCCCAGCCGTACCGCCCGGATCGCAGGTAGCCGCCAGTCGGCTCTTTGCGATATCCAGCCCGATTGAGGGGACACTGGCTGAAACGTACCTGCAGCGCCGCGGAATAACCCGCGTCCACCATGATGGCAGCCTGCGCTTCCACCCACGTTGCTACTATCGGCCCGACGAGCTTTTGCCGACTGAAACCTGGCCGGCGATGATCGCCCGCGTCACGGATCTTGATGGTCGGATCACCGGCGTGCACCGGACTTGGCTCGACCCGGATGGCTTTGATGGTGTTCGGCTCGGCAAGGCTCCGGTCGACACGCCACGACGGACCATGGGCGATCTGCTCGGCAACGCCGTTCGGTTCGGCGTGGTGGACAACGTGCTCGCTGCCGGCGAGGGTATAGAGACGATGCTTTCGCTACGCTACCTGCTGCCGACGATGCCGATGGCGGCAGCGCTTTCGGCTAATCACCTCTCCGCCATGGCGCTGCCGTCTAGCCTGCGCCGGCTCTACATTGCGCGCGATGCCGATGCCGCCGGTGATGCGGTGCTGGCAATTCTCAGCCAGCGCGCAGCAAACGCCGGTATTGAAGCGATCCCGCTATCGCCGCGGCTGGGCGACTTCAACGAAGATCTGCATGTCTTCGGTCTCGAAGCCCTCCGAGCAGCGCTGCGGTTTCAGCTTGTGCCAGAGGACGTCGTCCGCTTCGTGCATTCGTCGACGGTGGCCGCGGAATAG
- a CDS encoding ArdC family protein produces MSRHYPNARIGQDRANLYDDITNKIIAELEAGRVPWVQPWGTAAAKGPLALPKSAASGRQYSGINILVLWGAAIEHGFIGQSWLTFRQALSLGGHVRKGERGTTVVYADRFVPASEKRRAHETGEEAQAMPFLKQFTVFNCDQCGGLAPEIASTAPPPPPGLIEPQVEYLIKATGIDFRIGGNRAFYMPAEDYVQVPPPQAYFEPINWHRTALHELAHASSHPSRLNRDLSGNYGTRKYAFEELVAEISSAFSCASLGIVPTVRHADYIGSWLEVLREDSRAIIRAASKASKVADYLLGFLPEPVGDMPREDLQAA; encoded by the coding sequence ATGTCCAGACATTATCCTAACGCGCGCATCGGCCAGGACCGGGCCAACCTTTACGACGACATCACCAACAAGATTATCGCCGAGTTGGAGGCTGGCCGAGTGCCGTGGGTGCAGCCTTGGGGCACCGCGGCGGCGAAGGGGCCTCTGGCCTTGCCGAAGAGTGCGGCGTCCGGCCGCCAATACAGCGGCATAAACATTTTAGTTCTATGGGGTGCTGCTATCGAACACGGATTCATAGGGCAGAGCTGGCTTACCTTCCGCCAGGCGCTGTCGCTCGGTGGTCACGTCCGCAAGGGCGAGCGCGGCACGACCGTCGTCTATGCCGACCGCTTTGTGCCTGCCAGCGAAAAACGCCGCGCACATGAGACCGGCGAGGAAGCGCAGGCCATGCCGTTCCTCAAGCAGTTCACGGTCTTCAACTGTGATCAATGTGGCGGCCTGGCTCCAGAGATCGCATCAACGGCGCCGCCTCCGCCGCCAGGCCTGATCGAGCCGCAGGTCGAATACCTGATCAAGGCGACCGGCATCGACTTCCGCATCGGCGGCAACCGTGCCTTCTATATGCCGGCCGAAGATTATGTGCAGGTGCCGCCTCCGCAGGCCTATTTTGAACCAATCAATTGGCATCGAACGGCTCTCCACGAGCTGGCGCACGCCAGTAGCCATCCATCGCGTCTCAACCGTGACCTGTCAGGCAACTACGGTACTAGGAAGTATGCCTTCGAGGAGCTGGTTGCGGAAATCTCGTCTGCGTTCAGTTGCGCCTCGCTCGGCATCGTGCCGACGGTGCGGCATGCCGACTATATCGGTTCTTGGCTTGAAGTCTTGCGCGAGGACAGTCGTGCAATTATCCGGGCTGCTTCCAAGGCCAGCAAGGTTGCCGATTATCTGCTTGGCTTTCTCCCTGAACCCGTCGGCGACATGCCGAGGGAGGACCTGCAGGCGGCGTAA